One window from the genome of Pseudomonas frederiksbergensis encodes:
- a CDS encoding ABC transporter ATP-binding protein has product MSLLEIKNLNVRFGDATAVPVVDGLDLSVEKGEVLAIVGESGSGKSVTMMALMGLIEHPGIVTADALNFDGKNMLKLSNRQRRQIVGKDLAMVFQDPMTALNPSYTVGFQIEEVLRLHLKMSGKAARKRAIELLEKVEIPGAASRMDAYPHQLSGGMSQRVAIAMAIAGEPKLLIADEPTTALDVTIQAQIMDLLLALQKEQNMGLVLITHDLAVVAETAQRVCVMYAGQAVEVGKVPELFDIPAHPYSEALLAAIPEHSMGAERLATLPGIVPGRYDRPQGCLLSPRCPYVQDNCRQQRPALDPKSNSLARCFYPLNQEVA; this is encoded by the coding sequence ATGTCACTGCTAGAAATCAAGAATCTCAACGTCCGCTTCGGCGACGCCACCGCCGTGCCGGTGGTCGACGGCCTGGACCTGAGCGTGGAAAAAGGCGAAGTCCTGGCGATCGTCGGCGAATCGGGCTCGGGTAAATCCGTGACCATGATGGCGCTGATGGGCCTGATCGAGCACCCTGGCATCGTCACCGCCGACGCGCTGAACTTCGACGGCAAGAACATGCTCAAGCTGAGCAACCGCCAGCGTCGGCAGATCGTCGGCAAGGACCTGGCGATGGTCTTCCAGGATCCGATGACCGCGCTCAACCCCAGCTACACCGTGGGTTTCCAGATCGAAGAAGTGCTGCGCCTGCACCTGAAGATGTCCGGCAAGGCCGCCCGCAAGCGCGCCATCGAACTGCTGGAAAAAGTCGAGATCCCCGGCGCCGCCAGCCGCATGGACGCCTACCCGCATCAACTGTCCGGCGGCATGAGCCAGCGTGTGGCGATTGCCATGGCGATTGCCGGCGAGCCGAAGCTGCTGATCGCCGACGAACCGACCACCGCCCTCGACGTGACCATCCAGGCGCAGATCATGGACCTGCTGCTGGCCCTGCAAAAAGAGCAGAACATGGGCCTGGTGCTGATCACCCACGACCTCGCCGTCGTCGCCGAAACCGCCCAGCGCGTGTGCGTGATGTACGCCGGCCAGGCCGTGGAAGTCGGTAAGGTGCCCGAACTGTTCGACATCCCCGCCCATCCGTACAGCGAAGCGCTGCTGGCGGCGATTCCGGAACACAGCATGGGCGCCGAGCGCCTGGCGACCTTGCCCGGCATCGTCCCCGGTCGCTATGACCGTCCGCAGGGCTGCCTGCTGTCGCCGCGCTGCCCGTACGTGCAGGACAACTGCCGTCAACAACGCCCGGCGCTCGATCCGAAATCCAACAGCCTCGCCCGCTGCTTCTACCCGTTGAACCAGGAGGTGGCGTGA
- a CDS encoding ABC transporter permease subunit — protein MSTPTTAVAVDQSLLYPSPYKEFWQAFSRNKGAVAGLLFMTLIVFCAIFAPWVAPHDPSEQYRDFLLTPPAWLEGGQMQFLLGTDELGRDLLSRLIQGSRLSLLIGLSSVVMSLIPGILLGLFAGFFPRILGPTIMRLMDIMLALPSLLLAVAIVAILGPGLINTVIAIAIVSLPSYVRLTRAAVMGELNRDYVTAARLAGAGLPRLMFITVLPNCMAPLIVQATLSFSSAILDAAALGFLGLGVQPPTPEWGTMLASARDYIERAWWVVSLPGLTILLSVLAINLMGDGLRDALDPKLKNAA, from the coding sequence ATGAGTACTCCAACTACCGCGGTAGCAGTCGATCAAAGCCTGCTGTACCCATCCCCGTACAAAGAATTCTGGCAAGCGTTCTCCCGCAACAAGGGCGCTGTCGCCGGGCTGCTGTTCATGACCCTGATCGTGTTCTGCGCGATCTTCGCCCCGTGGGTCGCGCCTCACGATCCGAGCGAGCAATACCGCGACTTCCTGCTGACGCCGCCGGCCTGGCTCGAAGGCGGGCAGATGCAATTTTTGCTGGGCACCGACGAGCTGGGCCGCGACCTGCTCTCGCGGCTGATCCAGGGCTCGCGGCTGTCGCTGCTGATCGGCTTGTCGTCGGTGGTGATGTCGTTGATCCCGGGCATCCTGCTGGGCCTGTTCGCCGGATTCTTCCCGCGTATCCTCGGCCCGACCATCATGCGCCTGATGGACATCATGCTCGCCCTGCCGTCCTTGCTGCTGGCCGTGGCGATCGTCGCCATCCTCGGCCCAGGCCTGATCAACACCGTGATCGCCATCGCCATCGTCTCGCTGCCATCCTACGTGCGCCTGACCCGCGCTGCCGTGATGGGCGAGCTGAACCGCGACTACGTGACCGCCGCCCGCCTGGCCGGTGCCGGCCTGCCGCGTCTGATGTTCATCACCGTGCTGCCCAACTGCATGGCACCGCTGATCGTCCAGGCAACGCTGAGCTTTTCCTCGGCGATCCTCGACGCCGCCGCCCTGGGCTTCCTCGGCCTCGGCGTCCAGCCGCCCACCCCCGAGTGGGGCACCATGCTGGCCTCGGCCCGCGACTACATCGAACGCGCCTGGTGGGTCGTGAGCCTGCCTGGCTTGACCATTTTGCTCAGCGTGCTGGCAATCAACCTGATGGGCGACGGGCTGCGCGATGCGCTGGACCCGAAACTCAAGAATGCCGCCTGA
- a CDS encoding ABC transporter permease subunit: MFSFIARRLGLLIPTFFGITLLTFALIRMIPGDPVEVMMGERRVDPEMHAQAMERLGLNKPLYAQYLDYIGKLAQGDLGESLRTRESVWTEFSSLFPATLELSMAALLFAGILGLLAGVIAALKRGSLFDHGVMGISLAGYSMPIFWWGLILIMFFSVSLGWTPVSGRIDLLYDIEPKTGFMLIDTLLADEPGAFLDALHHLILPAIVLGTIPLAVIARMTRSSMLEVLREDYIRTAKAKGLSPSRVVFVHGLRNALIPVLTVVGLQVGTLLAGAVLTETIFSWPGIGKWLIEAIGARDYPVVQNGILLIACLVILVNFVVDVLYGFANPRIRHQR, encoded by the coding sequence ATGTTTAGTTTTATTGCCCGCCGACTGGGATTATTAATCCCCACGTTCTTCGGCATCACCTTGCTGACCTTCGCGTTGATTCGCATGATCCCCGGCGACCCCGTGGAAGTGATGATGGGCGAACGTCGGGTCGATCCCGAAATGCATGCACAGGCAATGGAACGCCTTGGCCTCAACAAACCGCTGTATGCCCAGTACCTGGACTACATCGGCAAACTGGCCCAGGGCGATCTCGGCGAATCGCTGCGCACCCGTGAAAGCGTATGGACCGAGTTCAGCTCCCTGTTTCCCGCGACCCTGGAACTGTCCATGGCCGCGCTGTTGTTCGCCGGTATCCTGGGCTTGCTGGCCGGGGTGATCGCGGCACTCAAGCGAGGATCGCTGTTCGACCATGGCGTAATGGGCATCTCCCTGGCGGGGTATTCGATGCCGATCTTCTGGTGGGGCCTGATCCTGATCATGTTCTTCTCGGTGTCCCTGGGCTGGACGCCGGTGTCGGGACGCATCGACCTGCTCTACGACATCGAGCCGAAAACCGGCTTCATGCTGATCGACACGCTGTTGGCCGACGAGCCGGGCGCGTTCCTCGATGCGCTGCATCACCTGATCCTGCCGGCCATCGTGCTGGGCACCATTCCGCTGGCGGTGATCGCCCGCATGACCCGCTCTTCGATGCTCGAAGTGCTGCGCGAAGACTACATCCGCACCGCCAAGGCCAAGGGCCTGTCGCCGTCGCGAGTGGTGTTCGTGCACGGCCTGCGCAACGCGCTGATCCCGGTGCTGACCGTGGTCGGCCTGCAAGTCGGCACGCTGCTGGCCGGTGCGGTCCTGACCGAAACGATCTTCTCCTGGCCGGGCATCGGCAAGTGGCTGATCGAAGCCATCGGCGCCCGGGACTATCCCGTGGTGCAGAACGGCATCCTGTTAATCGCCTGCCTGGTGATTCTGGTCAACTTCGTCGTGGACGTTCTCTACGGCTTTGCCAACCCACGTATCCGTCACCAGCGCTGA
- a CDS encoding OprD family porin — protein MKLSSTAILALAISSVTATAYADPQSQAVSPVSLKEKSAQSEATGFLEGQSVTGSTRNWYANEQLKRGGKFVYTKNGALAETDRRINWVQGTIVNYTSGFTEGTVGFSTEIAAYNAIALERDRENLAAGNGGAPKTGTASGNNRTLTEKGGDAVGQWSKLGLANVKARFSNSTLTAGRQSYSSPQVDTIGNRALPSSFQGVSLNVAELENLTFDAATFDRVSPRSEQSLRKFRAEYANGRQESDHIHTAGITYTPLASLTTSLWATKAEDLWNQYYFGASHVLGDSSVLSLTTGLNYYKTQEEGKALIGDIDNDTYSLSFGLTHQAHTLTLSYQQVNGNEYFDYLNETNGIYLANSLLSDFNGPNEKSFQVAYGLNMAEYGVPGLKFNIYQARGWGIDGTHYSGNNGVVGKGYDGIQTQDGEHHYEYGIGASYAVQSGPLKATAIRATYTAHRASENQSDGSINEFRLVTTIPFNIL, from the coding sequence ATGAAACTGAGCAGCACCGCGATACTGGCCTTGGCCATCAGCAGCGTTACGGCCACGGCTTACGCAGATCCTCAAAGCCAGGCTGTCAGCCCGGTCTCCCTCAAAGAAAAAAGCGCCCAAAGCGAAGCTACCGGCTTCTTGGAAGGGCAATCGGTGACAGGGTCCACGCGTAACTGGTACGCGAACGAGCAGCTCAAGCGTGGCGGGAAGTTCGTCTACACCAAAAACGGCGCTCTAGCCGAAACTGACCGCCGGATCAACTGGGTTCAGGGCACCATCGTCAATTACACCTCGGGCTTTACCGAAGGCACCGTCGGTTTCAGCACTGAAATCGCTGCCTATAACGCCATTGCGCTGGAGCGTGATCGTGAAAACCTGGCGGCTGGCAATGGCGGCGCCCCGAAAACCGGAACCGCCTCGGGCAACAACCGTACCCTGACCGAAAAAGGCGGTGACGCGGTGGGCCAGTGGAGCAAACTGGGTTTGGCTAACGTGAAGGCGCGCTTCTCCAACAGCACGCTGACCGCCGGTCGCCAAAGCTACAGCAGCCCGCAAGTCGACACGATCGGTAACCGAGCCCTGCCATCAAGCTTTCAAGGGGTGAGCTTGAATGTCGCGGAGCTGGAAAACCTGACCTTCGACGCAGCAACCTTCGATCGCGTGTCCCCACGTTCGGAACAAAGCCTGCGTAAATTCCGCGCCGAATACGCCAACGGTCGCCAAGAGTCCGACCATATCCACACCGCCGGCATCACCTACACGCCGCTCGCCAGCCTGACCACAAGCCTCTGGGCCACCAAGGCCGAAGATCTTTGGAACCAGTATTATTTCGGCGCTAGCCATGTGCTTGGCGACAGCTCCGTGCTGAGCCTGACTACCGGGCTGAACTATTACAAAACCCAGGAAGAAGGCAAAGCGCTGATCGGCGACATCGACAATGACACCTATTCGTTGTCATTCGGCCTGACGCACCAGGCGCACACCCTTACCCTTTCCTACCAGCAAGTGAACGGTAACGAGTATTTCGACTACCTGAACGAAACCAACGGCATCTACCTGGCCAACTCCCTATTGTCGGACTTCAACGGCCCGAACGAAAAATCCTTCCAGGTCGCCTATGGCCTGAACATGGCTGAATATGGCGTTCCAGGCCTGAAATTCAATATTTACCAGGCACGTGGCTGGGGCATCGACGGCACCCACTACAGCGGCAACAACGGCGTGGTTGGCAAAGGCTACGATGGTATCCAGACTCAGGACGGCGAACACCATTACGAATACGGCATCGGCGCATCCTATGCCGTACAGAGCGGCCCTTTGAAAGCCACCGCGATCCGCGCGACCTACACCGCACACCGCGCCAGCGAAAACCAGTCTGACGGCAGCATCAACGAATTCCGCCTGGTCACCACCATTCCGTTCAACATTCTCTAA
- a CDS encoding peptide ABC transporter ATP-binding protein, whose translation MAVVLTARDLTRHYEVSRGMFKGHATVRALNGVSFELEAGKTLAVVGESGCGKSTLARALTLIEEPSAGSLKIAGQEVAGANKAERKQLRKDVQMVFQSPYASLNPRQKIGDQLAEPLLINTNLSATERREKVQAMMKQVGLRPEHYQRYPHMFSGGQRQRIALARAMMLQPKVLVADEPTSALDVSIQAQVLNLFMDLQQEFNTAYVFISHNLAVVQHVADDVMVMYLGRPVEMGPNENIYSRPLHPYTQALLSATPTIHPDPNKPKIKIVGELPNPLNPPSGCAFHKRCPYATERCKTEEPALRPLDNRLVACHYAERFLDGAA comes from the coding sequence ATGGCCGTCGTACTTACCGCCCGTGACCTGACCCGTCACTACGAAGTGTCCCGTGGCATGTTCAAGGGCCATGCGACCGTGCGCGCCCTCAACGGTGTGTCGTTCGAACTGGAAGCCGGCAAGACCCTGGCCGTGGTGGGTGAATCCGGTTGCGGCAAATCCACCCTCGCCCGGGCCCTGACGCTGATCGAAGAACCGTCCGCCGGCTCCTTGAAAATCGCCGGCCAGGAAGTCGCTGGCGCCAACAAGGCCGAACGCAAACAACTGCGCAAAGATGTGCAGATGGTGTTCCAGAGCCCTTATGCGTCCCTCAACCCGCGGCAGAAAATCGGTGATCAACTGGCCGAACCGTTGCTGATCAACACCAACCTGTCGGCCACCGAGCGGCGGGAAAAAGTCCAGGCGATGATGAAGCAGGTGGGCCTGCGCCCCGAGCATTACCAGCGCTACCCGCACATGTTCTCCGGCGGCCAGCGCCAGCGCATCGCCCTGGCCCGCGCCATGATGCTGCAACCCAAGGTGCTGGTGGCGGACGAACCGACCTCGGCACTGGACGTGTCGATCCAGGCTCAGGTGCTGAACCTGTTCATGGACCTGCAACAGGAATTCAACACCGCCTACGTGTTCATTTCCCACAACCTGGCGGTGGTGCAACACGTCGCCGACGACGTGATGGTGATGTACCTCGGCCGCCCAGTGGAAATGGGCCCCAACGAGAACATCTACAGCCGCCCGCTGCACCCGTACACCCAGGCGCTGCTGTCAGCCACCCCGACCATCCACCCGGACCCGAACAAGCCGAAGATCAAGATCGTCGGCGAACTGCCCAACCCGCTCAACCCGCCTTCCGGCTGTGCTTTCCACAAGCGTTGCCCGTATGCCACCGAGCGTTGCAAGACGGAGGAACCGGCGTTGCGGCCGTTGGATAACCGGTTGGTAGCGTGTCACTACGCTGAGCGGTTTCTGGATGGTGCGGCGTAA
- a CDS encoding ABC transporter substrate-binding protein — MNMNPLRAAIAAALLSVAVGATAKPLVVCTEASPEGFDIVQYTTAVTADAAAETVFNRLADFKPGTTEVIPALAESWDISEDGLTYTFHLRKGVKFHTTDYFKPTRDMNADDVVWSFQRQLDPNHPWHKLSSVGFPYFESMGFKELLKNVEKVDEHTVKFSLTRREAPFLADIAMAFSSIYPAEYADQLLKANKTGDLNSKPIGTGPFVFQRYNKDAQVRFKANPDYFRGKPPADALILAIATDNNVRMQKLKTNECQIALYPKPDDIPSVKKDPNLKVTELDAMTVSYTAMNTSHKYMSDVRVRKAIDLAFDKEAYVNALFGKGNATVAVNPYPPTLLGFNHDLKNPARDLDKARQLLKEAGVPEGTVFTLFTRNGGGPTNPNPMLGAQMMQADLAKVGIKVDIRVMEWGEMLKRAKNGEHDMVSAGWAGDNGDPDNFLTPMLSCEAAKNGENYARWCNEKFQALLDQARATVNPEERAKLYEQAQVIFNQDQPWISMAHTRMFTAMRKNVEGYVISPLTTNNFATTQVK; from the coding sequence ATGAACATGAACCCCCTACGCGCCGCCATCGCCGCCGCGCTGCTGAGTGTCGCCGTTGGCGCCACGGCCAAACCCCTGGTGGTTTGCACAGAAGCCAGCCCGGAAGGCTTCGACATTGTCCAGTACACGACTGCAGTCACCGCCGATGCTGCGGCGGAAACCGTTTTCAACCGCCTGGCCGACTTCAAGCCCGGCACCACCGAAGTGATTCCGGCCCTGGCCGAATCCTGGGACATCAGTGAGGATGGCCTGACCTACACCTTCCATTTGCGCAAGGGCGTCAAGTTCCACACCACCGATTACTTCAAGCCGACCCGCGACATGAACGCCGACGATGTGGTCTGGAGTTTCCAGCGTCAGCTGGACCCGAATCACCCATGGCACAAATTGTCGAGCGTGGGCTTCCCGTACTTTGAAAGCATGGGCTTTAAGGAACTGCTCAAAAACGTCGAGAAAGTCGACGAACACACGGTCAAGTTCAGCCTGACCCGCCGCGAAGCGCCGTTCCTGGCCGACATCGCCATGGCTTTCTCCTCGATCTACCCGGCTGAATACGCCGACCAGTTGCTCAAGGCCAACAAAACCGGCGACCTCAACAGCAAACCGATCGGCACCGGCCCGTTCGTGTTCCAGCGCTACAACAAGGACGCCCAGGTTCGCTTCAAGGCCAACCCGGACTACTTCCGTGGCAAGCCGCCGGCGGACGCGCTGATCTTGGCCATCGCCACCGACAACAACGTGCGCATGCAGAAGCTCAAGACCAACGAGTGCCAGATCGCGCTGTATCCCAAACCCGACGACATCCCCAGCGTCAAGAAAGACCCGAACCTGAAGGTCACCGAGCTGGACGCGATGACCGTTTCCTACACCGCCATGAACACCAGCCACAAATACATGAGCGACGTGCGGGTACGCAAAGCCATCGACCTGGCCTTCGACAAGGAAGCCTACGTCAACGCGCTGTTCGGCAAGGGCAACGCTACCGTGGCGGTCAACCCGTACCCGCCGACACTGCTGGGCTTCAACCACGACCTGAAGAACCCGGCCCGCGACCTCGACAAGGCGCGCCAGTTGCTCAAGGAAGCCGGCGTACCGGAAGGCACCGTGTTCACGCTGTTCACCCGCAACGGCGGCGGCCCGACCAACCCCAATCCGATGCTCGGCGCGCAGATGATGCAGGCCGACCTGGCGAAAGTCGGGATCAAGGTCGATATCCGCGTGATGGAATGGGGCGAAATGCTCAAGCGCGCGAAAAACGGCGAGCACGACATGGTCTCCGCCGGATGGGCGGGCGACAACGGCGACCCGGATAACTTCCTGACGCCTATGCTCAGTTGCGAGGCCGCCAAGAACGGCGAAAACTACGCGCGCTGGTGCAATGAGAAATTCCAGGCGCTGCTCGACCAGGCACGCGCCACAGTGAACCCCGAGGAACGCGCCAAGCTCTATGAACAGGCCCAGGTGATTTTCAACCAGGACCAGCCATGGATCAGCATGGCCCACACCCGGATGTTCACTGCAATGCGCAAGAACGTAGAGGGCTACGTGATTAGCCCGCTCACCACCAACAACTTCGCCACCACCCAGGTGAAGTAG